A stretch of Cyanobacterium sp. HL-69 DNA encodes these proteins:
- the rsmH gene encoding 16S rRNA (cytosine(1402)-N(4))-methyltransferase gives MTSSPADFFHVSVFAQELVDSLNPKPNGHYLDATLGGGGHTEILLGHDDSITMTVIDRDENAIASVRDRLPSSYLERITFWHGNFADFQGKANQFDGIMADLGVSSPQFDHGSRGFSFRHEGELDMRMDQNQSLTAQKIVNHWQEKEIADLIYQYGEERLSRRIARKIVEKRPFTTTTELASAIALCYPPKARYGRIHPATRTFQALRIAVNQELDSLTSFLGNAPLWLKPEGRIAIISFHSLEDRIVKYQFRDSDILKIITKKPLTPTEEEQKVNGRSRSAKLRIAEKKS, from the coding sequence ATGACTTCGTCCCCTGCCGATTTTTTCCATGTTTCTGTTTTTGCTCAAGAATTGGTAGATAGCCTTAATCCCAAGCCCAATGGACACTATCTTGATGCTACTTTGGGGGGGGGAGGACATACAGAAATTTTGTTAGGTCATGATGATAGTATAACAATGACGGTGATTGATCGAGATGAAAATGCGATCGCCTCTGTCCGTGATAGATTACCCTCTTCTTATTTAGAAAGAATTACTTTTTGGCATGGCAATTTTGCCGATTTTCAAGGTAAAGCGAATCAATTTGATGGCATTATGGCTGATTTGGGGGTTAGTTCTCCTCAATTTGACCATGGTTCGCGTGGTTTTAGCTTCCGTCATGAAGGGGAGTTGGATATGCGAATGGATCAAAATCAATCTCTGACGGCTCAAAAAATTGTGAACCATTGGCAAGAAAAAGAAATTGCTGACTTGATTTATCAGTATGGGGAGGAAAGACTGTCTCGCCGTATTGCTCGGAAAATCGTGGAAAAACGCCCCTTTACCACCACCACGGAGTTAGCCAGTGCGATCGCCCTTTGTTACCCCCCCAAAGCCCGTTATGGTAGGATACACCCCGCCACAAGGACTTTCCAAGCCCTACGCATTGCCGTAAATCAAGAATTAGACTCCCTTACCTCTTTTCTGGGCAACGCCCCGCTATGGCTCAAACCAGAAGGCAGAATTGCCATTATTAGTTTTCACAGTCTCGAAGATAGGATTGTAAAGTATCAATTTCGGGATAGTGACATCTTAAAAATAATCACCAAAAAACCCCTTACTCCCACAGAAGAAGAGCAAAAGGTTAATGGGCGATCGCGCTCTGCTAAACTGAGAATAGCAGAGAAAAAATCATAA
- the gloA gene encoding lactoylglutathione lyase, which produces MRLLHTMLRVGNLEESIKFYCDVLGMKLLRQKDYPGGEFTLAFVGYGDESDHSVIELTYNWGKDGYDIGDGYGHIALGVDDIYTTCDKIKSLGGKVIREPGPMKHGTTVIAFVEDPTGYKVELIQTKDK; this is translated from the coding sequence ATGCGTCTTTTACATACCATGCTCAGGGTAGGCAATTTGGAAGAGTCTATCAAGTTTTATTGCGATGTGTTGGGTATGAAGTTGTTAAGACAAAAAGACTATCCGGGAGGAGAGTTTACCCTTGCTTTTGTGGGTTATGGGGATGAGTCTGATCATTCTGTCATTGAGTTAACTTACAATTGGGGTAAGGATGGTTATGACATTGGGGACGGTTACGGACATATTGCCCTTGGGGTGGATGATATTTACACTACCTGCGATAAAATTAAATCTCTTGGGGGTAAGGTAATCAGAGAGCCAGGACCTATGAAACATGGTACTACAGTAATTGCTTTTGTGGAAGATCCTACGGGGTATAAGGTGGAATTGATTCAAACCAAAGATAAGTAG
- the pyrG gene encoding CTP synthase PyrG: MTKFVFVTGGVVSSIGKGIVGASLGRLLKSRNYSVSILKLDPYINVDPGTMSPYQHGEVFVTDDGAETDLDLGHYERFTDTSSSRLNSVTTGSIYQSVINKERRGDYQGATVQVIPHITNEIKHRIHRVAKNNSPDVVITEIGGTVGDIESLPFLEAIRQFRKDVGRDNVLYMHVTLIPWITAAGELKTKPTQHSVKELRSLGIQPDVLVCRCDRTIPSNIKDKIAEFCDVFPEAVITSSDASSIYEVPLILEKEGLAEQVLQRLRLENRTPDLEKWENLVQKMQSPNHKLKVAIVGKYIQLSDAYLSVVEALIHAGIHEESEIELCWVDAEDIETNGADKYLSHVQGILVPGGFGNRGVDGKVKAIEYARENRIPFLGLCLGMQCSVIEWGRNIAHLEGANSAEFDEKSPNPVINLLPEQQDVIDLGGTMRLGLYPCRLASDTLAYSLYKEEVIYERHRHRYEFNNGYRTKFLETGYKISGTSPDGRLVEIVELPNHPFFIATQFHPEFKSRPNQPHPLFSGFVQACINNL, translated from the coding sequence ATGACTAAATTTGTATTTGTCACGGGTGGGGTTGTGTCTAGTATTGGAAAAGGTATTGTGGGGGCGAGTTTGGGGCGTTTGCTCAAATCCCGTAACTATTCTGTATCTATCCTTAAGTTAGATCCCTATATTAACGTAGATCCTGGTACCATGAGTCCCTATCAACATGGGGAGGTTTTTGTTACCGATGATGGGGCAGAAACGGATTTAGATTTGGGACATTATGAACGCTTTACAGATACTTCTAGTTCGAGGTTAAATAGTGTTACCACGGGTTCTATTTACCAATCGGTAATCAATAAGGAAAGAAGGGGTGATTATCAAGGGGCAACGGTGCAGGTAATTCCTCATATTACCAATGAAATTAAGCATCGCATCCATCGAGTAGCTAAAAATAATAGTCCTGATGTGGTAATTACAGAAATTGGTGGCACGGTAGGGGATATTGAGTCTTTACCTTTTCTTGAGGCGATTCGTCAATTTAGAAAAGATGTGGGGCGCGATAATGTTTTATATATGCACGTTACCCTCATTCCTTGGATTACGGCGGCAGGGGAGTTGAAAACTAAACCGACTCAACATTCTGTGAAGGAGTTGCGCTCGTTGGGGATTCAGCCTGATGTGTTGGTTTGTCGGTGCGATCGCACTATCCCCAGTAATATAAAGGATAAAATAGCCGAATTTTGTGACGTTTTTCCTGAAGCGGTGATCACCTCCTCCGATGCTAGTAGCATTTATGAAGTGCCTTTAATCCTTGAGAAAGAAGGCTTAGCGGAGCAAGTATTACAAAGATTGCGTCTGGAAAATCGTACCCCTGATCTCGAAAAATGGGAGAATTTGGTGCAAAAAATGCAGTCTCCTAATCATAAGTTAAAAGTTGCGATCGTGGGTAAATATATTCAACTAAGTGACGCTTATTTATCCGTAGTTGAAGCCCTTATCCATGCAGGAATCCATGAAGAAAGCGAGATTGAGTTATGTTGGGTAGATGCGGAAGACATCGAAACCAATGGTGCAGATAAATATCTTAGCCATGTTCAAGGAATTTTAGTCCCGGGGGGATTTGGTAATCGGGGGGTAGATGGCAAAGTCAAAGCCATTGAATATGCGAGAGAAAATCGTATTCCCTTCCTCGGTTTGTGTCTGGGAATGCAGTGTAGCGTCATTGAATGGGGTAGAAATATCGCCCACCTAGAAGGGGCAAACAGTGCCGAATTTGACGAAAAAAGCCCCAATCCCGTTATTAATCTTTTACCCGAACAACAGGACGTCATCGACTTAGGTGGTACCATGCGATTAGGGTTGTATCCTTGCCGTCTTGCCTCTGATACCCTTGCTTATTCTTTGTACAAAGAGGAGGTAATTTATGAGCGTCATCGTCATCGTTATGAGTTTAACAATGGTTATCGCACTAAATTCTTGGAAACTGGTTACAAAATTAGTGGTACATCCCCCGATGGTCGTTTGGTAGAAATTGTTGAGTTGCCTAACCATCCTTTCTTCATTGCTACCCAATTTCATCCTGAGTTTAAGTCTCGCCCCAATCAACCCCATCCGCTATTTTCTGGGTTTGTACAAGCCTGTATAAATAATCTTTAA